GTTGCCTGGCCAATGGCTGAAAAAGGCGAAAACCTTGAAAAAGCAGCGGCTTACTCTAAGCAATCATTGGATATTTTGGATGCCGCTTATGCTGATCCTAAACCGGCCATGTTTCAATCAGTTAAACAGGCTAAAGGCAACAACCGGTCAATGTATAATATGTTTGCCGATACTTATGCCTTTATTAAATATAAGCAGGGTGATTATAATGAAGCATTAAAGTATCAGCAAAAGGTTTATGAAAGCACCCCTACCCCTGATGCGGAGATTACCGAGCACTACGCGCTCATACTATCAGGCGCCGGACAAACAGACAAAGCAAAGCAGATCATTGAAAAAGCGTTACAAGATGGCAAAGGCTCAACCGCTTTGCGTGAGGAGTTGAAAAAGATATACGTTAAGCAGAAAGGCAGCGAAGCCGGGTTTGACGCGTATGCCGGCGCATTTGATAAAGCCGCGAAAGAAAAAGCCCGCGAAGAGCTGACCAAAAGCATGATTAACGAAACCGCGCCTACATTTGCCTTGAAGGATTTTGACGGCAAGGAAGTGTCATTAGCGAGCCTTAAGGGCAAAGTGGTTATACTTGACTTTTGGGCAACCTGGTGCGGCCCTTGTAAAGCTTCATTTCCCGGTATGCAGTTAGCTGTTAATAAATACAAGGATAACCCGAACGTAAAATTCCTGTTTATTGATACCTGGGAAAGTGGCGATAACTACGTACCCGGCGTAAAGAAATTTATTGCTGATAATAAATACACCTTCCATGTATTGATTGATGAAAAAGGCAGCGACGGCCGCCAATCAAAAGTAGTTTCATCATACAAAGTAGATGGTATTCCAACCAAATTCGTAATTGACCAAACCGGCAATATCCGCTTCAAGCACGTAGGTTTTTCAGGTACCGATGAAGGTGTGCTGAATGAGGTAAGCAACATGATTGACATGCTGGCCAGTCCTGCAGCTGCAAAAGCCGACATCAAGACAAAAGCGATATCAACCGGCAAATAGAGTCCGGCTAACCATAAAAAAAGCGATAGGCAACTATCGCTTTTTTTATGGTTAAAAATTTGGCTTAAGCATGTACTTGTCGTAAAACCTGAAGATGTGTTCGGTAGCTTCTTCGGCTGTATCAACTACGCGGTACAGGTTCAGGTCGTCTGGACTGATATTGTTTTCCTGGTTGAGCATCTTCTCCTCCACCCAGTCAAACAAACCCTTCCAGTAATCACGGCCTACAAACACGATGGGGAAACGGGCAATCTTACCCGTTTGTATCAGGGTGATGGCCTCGAATGATTCGTCCATAGTACCGAAGCCGCCAGGCAGAATGATAAAACCCTGCGAGTACTTCATGAACATTACCTTGCGCACAAAAAAGTAATCAAACTCCAGCAGCTTATCCCTGTCAATATATTTATTATGAAATTGCTCAAAGGGCAGCTCAATATTCAAACCTACCGATTTACCACCTGCTTCGTAAGCCCCTTTATTGCCGGCTTCCATTATACCGGGACCACCGCCGGTTATCACGCCGTAGCCGCGTTCTGTTAACCTGCTGGCTATGTCCTCAGCAAGGCCATAATACGGGTGATCGGTTTTGGTACGGGCTGAGCCAAATATAGATACACATGGGCCAATACGCGCCAGCTTCTCAAACCCATCAACAAACTCTGCCATTATTTTAAATATCTGCCACGAGTCGGTTACCTTAACCTCGGGCCAGTTCTTGTTCTCAAAGGCATTTCTTATTTTTTCATCACCGGTCATAAATCACATATATAGTTAGGAAAATATAATTATAAAGCGGCCACTTTTGTTTTGGCTTTTGATGTTAACAATAACCCAACAAAGGTTATTAATCCGTTTACAATAATCAGTTCGTTATCGAACACGTAGCCATCAAATAGTTCGGCAGAATATGTTTTAAGGTAGAAACAAATGGCCGGCGAAACAAGGCAGATAAAAGGCACCAGCTTATCATTAACCTGCCTTCCACTCATAAATAAACCGAAGGAATACAAGCCCAACAAAGGGCCGTATGTGTATGAAGCTACTGTGAATATAGCACTTACCACAGCATCATTATTTATCGAATTAAAGATAATAATGGTTAAAAACATTAAACCCGAAAAAGCAACATGCACATAATGCCTAATGGCTACATTACGCTTGCTGTTTACGTCCTGCTTTTTATTAAAATTCAGAAAATCTACGCAGAAAGATGTAGTCAGCGCCGTAAGCGCCGAATCGGTAGTGGCGAAGGTTGCCGCCGTTAAGCCGAGCATAAATACAATAGCCGGCACCAAACCCAGGTAATTAAGCGCAATGGTTGGGTACAAGTAATCTGTTTTTTCAACAGTGATGCCGTATTTATTGGCATAGATATAAAGCAAAGCTCCCACACTAAGGAAAAAGATATTGATCACCACAAATATGCTGGTGAAGCTGAACATGTTTTTTTGCGCCTCGCGTATGTTTTTCAGGCTGAGGTTTTTCTGCATCAAATCCTGATCCAGCCCCGTCATAGCTACCGTGATAAACAAGCCTCCTAAAAACTGCTTGCTGAAATGGAATTTGCTGGTGACAAATTCCTCAAGGAAAAATATTTTGGAATAACTGCTCTTTGCAATTTCATCAGCCGCCTGAAAAACAGTCATATCCAGGCTATCGCAAATAAAATAGATAGATAAAAATACGGATGATACGAGGAATAACGTCTGCAAACTATCTGTAATAATAATGGTTTTTAAACCACCTTTGAAAGTGTATGACCATATCAAAACCAAACAGATCAGCACCGTGGCGGCAAAAGGCACATGATAAGCATCAAAAACAAATCGTTGCAGCACAATTACCACCAGGTATAACCTGAATGCCGAGCCGATAGTGCGGCTTATAAGAAAGATCCCCGCGGCTGTTTTGTAACTCCAGATGCCTAATGCCCCCTCTATATAGCTGTAAATTGATGTTAGCTTAAGCCGGTAATATAAGGGGAGCAATACCGTAGCTATAATAATAAAACCTGCCGCGTTACCCAGCACAAACTGAAAGTATGCAAACTCATCGCCCGAAGGTGCCCCTACTTTGCCCGGTACAGATATAAAGGTAACGCCGCTAAGCGCGGTGCCAATCATACCAAACGCTACCAGGTACCATTTAGAGTTACGGTTAGCTACAAAAAAGGTATCGTTATCGGCTGAGTTGCGTGAGGTTAGCCATGAGATCACGATCAGTACCAAAAAGTACCCGATGATGAAAGAAAGCAGTATAGCTGGTGACATGCAGATGGAGTTTAGTTACATCCGAATGTATAAATTTTTCGGTTACTTTAACAGAACGTGTAAAGTTTAATGCGCTTTATGATGATCATCCAACCCGCTTACGCCGCCTGATACCACGAACTTCATCACCTCGGCAGCGCTTTTGTTGATGGGTTTAACTTTATCATTAGGAATAATAACAACTTGCCCGGCAAACGAATAGGACAAAGGAAAATAAACGGCGACCTCCCCAGGCAGATCAATAGAGCTTAAGTCTTTTTTAACTAAAAAGCCAATCTTCTTCAATCCAAACTCATTTACCTCAACCAAAACAGGTTCGCTGAATTTCTTTTCTTCGCCCACAAAAGCCTCGGTTAAATCTTTAATGGATGAGTATAGAAACTTAAACAAGGGCAAGCGGTTAAGCCAGCGGCTCATCCAGCGTTTTATGGGGTCGGTTATTACGTTGGTCACCAGTATACCCGCTATCAGGATGATGACCAGTACATTTAAAATACCGAGGCCGGGTATGTAAATGGGTTTGCCGTGCTTATCCGTCCAGAATACATCGCTCAGGTTAAGCGCATTATCAATACTTGATACCGCCCAATAGATCAAAAAAAACGCGGCACCCAAAGGTACTACCACCAGCAGGCCTTTGATAAAGTAGTTTAATATGGCACCGAACAATTTTTTCATATCGTATAGAGCTGATATAATAGCAAGGTTAAAAGTACACTCTTTACTAAGTCAATTCCAAAATCTAATAGATTTTAAATAATTATGAATAATATAAGAAACATCACAATAAAATTTCACTCACGTAAACTACTTTTAATGGCAGTTACTTTTAAATTTGTAATTAAACAATATGATTTTATATAAATATTTAAGTCCGGAAAGAATTGATGTATTGAATAATCTGGAAATAAGATTTACACAAGTAGAGGCACTAAACGATCCTTTTGAAGGAAATCCAAACTTTAAGATAGATAACAAAAATGTAAATAACGTTGGAGCCAAAGTATTTGTTGTAAATGACATATTCGATCCTACAATTCGTACTAGGTTTAGAGAGCATCTTGATAAATCAATAAAACATGATCCCAATTTTTCTTTAAACGCAATCATACTTTCAGGCCCTGACATTGACAACTCTTTTATGATGGAAGGCTTTAGAGCCAGTTTGGCGGCACATATACCGAATTCTATGGGAGTACTTTCACTAACGGAAACACCTGACAATAATTTAATGTGGTCACACTATGGTTTTAATAATCAAGGGTATGCAATAGGATTCAACTCTAACCATCCTTTTTTTAGTCCAGAAACGATAAACTCTGGCAATGAGCGTTCTTTAAATAAAATATTTTATTCACAATCTCGGCCAAGTGGATATCCTGAAAGTCTGTCTTTTAAAGAATTATTTTTAACTAAATCTATTCATTGGGAATATGAAAACGAATGGAGATATGCAAAATTCTTAAAGGATTGTGTACA
This Mucilaginibacter defluvii DNA region includes the following protein-coding sequences:
- a CDS encoding TIGR00730 family Rossman fold protein — encoded protein: MTGDEKIRNAFENKNWPEVKVTDSWQIFKIMAEFVDGFEKLARIGPCVSIFGSARTKTDHPYYGLAEDIASRLTERGYGVITGGGPGIMEAGNKGAYEAGGKSVGLNIELPFEQFHNKYIDRDKLLEFDYFFVRKVMFMKYSQGFIILPGGFGTMDESFEAITLIQTGKIARFPIVFVGRDYWKGLFDWVEEKMLNQENNISPDDLNLYRVVDTAEEATEHIFRFYDKYMLKPNF
- a CDS encoding DUF502 domain-containing protein, translating into MKKLFGAILNYFIKGLLVVVPLGAAFFLIYWAVSSIDNALNLSDVFWTDKHGKPIYIPGLGILNVLVIILIAGILVTNVITDPIKRWMSRWLNRLPLFKFLYSSIKDLTEAFVGEEKKFSEPVLVEVNEFGLKKIGFLVKKDLSSIDLPGEVAVYFPLSYSFAGQVVIIPNDKVKPINKSAAEVMKFVVSGGVSGLDDHHKAH
- a CDS encoding DUF2971 domain-containing protein, translating into MILYKYLSPERIDVLNNLEIRFTQVEALNDPFEGNPNFKIDNKNVNNVGAKVFVVNDIFDPTIRTRFREHLDKSIKHDPNFSLNAIILSGPDIDNSFMMEGFRASLAAHIPNSMGVLSLTETPDNNLMWSHYGFNNQGYAIGFNSNHPFFSPETINSGNERSLNKIFYSQSRPSGYPESLSFKELFLTKSIHWEYENEWRYAKFLKDCVHILDSTPFSIYLYPYPAELISEVILGCNASQSFKKDVINILSNNNIYSHVKLKQVKLSNTFDLEILEI
- a CDS encoding TlpA family protein disulfide reductase; translated protein: MKNLKLLSALLLTLLAQSAFAQTPERLKLSTANPAVNQKITFTYDTTGSNLGGKPEATVHFLEKTYPVSDVELSQDGKLFKGEFIVPATATAFFVRLANGKNIDNNGGKGYIYEVYKNKKPVEGAYANEAYLIQSGMGNYFAQIPADIARAGELYKKEFATNPKSEKEHLINYLTYLSSVKEPGNKELIDKKIAALGTSKDEKDLMTLSNWYARQRKAAQADSVNAIIKAKFPKGELAKNEAGMAFNKEADPVKKEALLNDYLAKYPENKDNAGLIDNFRMQMASAYLKAGNDAGYQKYATQMKDKSNLASVLNSVAWPMAEKGENLEKAAAYSKQSLDILDAAYADPKPAMFQSVKQAKGNNRSMYNMFADTYAFIKYKQGDYNEALKYQQKVYESTPTPDAEITEHYALILSGAGQTDKAKQIIEKALQDGKGSTALREELKKIYVKQKGSEAGFDAYAGAFDKAAKEKAREELTKSMINETAPTFALKDFDGKEVSLASLKGKVVILDFWATWCGPCKASFPGMQLAVNKYKDNPNVKFLFIDTWESGDNYVPGVKKFIADNKYTFHVLIDEKGSDGRQSKVVSSYKVDGIPTKFVIDQTGNIRFKHVGFSGTDEGVLNEVSNMIDMLASPAAAKADIKTKAISTGK
- a CDS encoding sodium:solute symporter, yielding MSPAILLSFIIGYFLVLIVISWLTSRNSADNDTFFVANRNSKWYLVAFGMIGTALSGVTFISVPGKVGAPSGDEFAYFQFVLGNAAGFIIIATVLLPLYYRLKLTSIYSYIEGALGIWSYKTAAGIFLISRTIGSAFRLYLVVIVLQRFVFDAYHVPFAATVLICLVLIWSYTFKGGLKTIIITDSLQTLFLVSSVFLSIYFICDSLDMTVFQAADEIAKSSYSKIFFLEEFVTSKFHFSKQFLGGLFITVAMTGLDQDLMQKNLSLKNIREAQKNMFSFTSIFVVINIFFLSVGALLYIYANKYGITVEKTDYLYPTIALNYLGLVPAIVFMLGLTAATFATTDSALTALTTSFCVDFLNFNKKQDVNSKRNVAIRHYVHVAFSGLMFLTIIIFNSINNDAVVSAIFTVASYTYGPLLGLYSFGLFMSGRQVNDKLVPFICLVSPAICFYLKTYSAELFDGYVFDNELIIVNGLITFVGLLLTSKAKTKVAAL